The segment CGGCCTGGCCAATGGCCAACTGATCGAGAAGCTTGGCCATGAGTTGAAAGACGAAGTGGCCGAAAAGATCGATAGCTACGAACCGAAACTGGTCGAGAAAGCGAACAAGGCCCTCGACAAGGAAATCGCCAAGGGGACGTTCAAAGTTGACCTGGAAGAGTGGGTCCGCCAGCAGTTCTAATCGGCGTCATCTTGCGGAGGCGGAATTTCTTCCGACATCAGCGGCGGCTTTACTAGGCGGGCGCCGAGTAATGCCAGCGGTAAATAGAGAAGTAAATCGACATACCCGAACCAATCAGGATGCGGGATCTCGCTCAGATTCATGATCCCGCCGGCCATTGTCGTTAAACCAACGATGAACGCCGACGTATATCGAAACGGCCGCGCGATCGACGCGGCTACCCAACCGCCGACAAAGCTATGCCCCGCATGCGCCGCGAGGGCCAACAAGAAAGCGCCAGCCGGGAGCCCGCCGATAAACTGCGCGACCGCCGCTTCGTCGTTCCAGTCCATTCCTTCCGGCGGAACATAAAACAACAGCGACGCGAGGACAATCAGCAGGTTGACCAGTGAGCCAACCAGGAACCCGGCGAAGACGCCGATGATGATCCAGAAGATCGTTTTCCCGTTGAGCATGGCGTTACCTACTCTTCTTCCAGGCCATGAGGCCGAGCTTGCAGCCCGGCGATGATCAGCGCGGCCCAGCCTGCTAAATAGGCCATTCCGCCAAAGGGAACGAGCATCACGACCGCTTCGTTTTGCGTGAACGCGATGTAGTACAGGGTACCCGAAAAGGCGAGAACGCCGACCAGAAAGCCGAGCGCCGCAATCAGCGCGAACACGCGTCCCCGATCGCTGGCCAACAGCAGCACCCCGACGCCGAGCAGCGCGGCTGCGTGATACATCTGGTAACGGACGCCGATTTCCAAACGTTCCCGCGGCTTGTCGACCTCGGTGATCTGATTCGATTCGAGATACGACTGAAGTGCGTGATCGCCGAGAGCTCCGGCCGCCACGCCGGTTAAACCGCAGATCGCCGCCAGAACAAGTACGAATTTCGCCATGCTTCCGCCCTTAGTAGAGGTAAACTGCCTAACGCTAGTTTACACCAAATTCGGAGGGCGCAAAAAGACGCCGCCGTAGCCGCACTACAAGAGTGCGACTAACGGCGGCCGGAGGTCACGCTGCTTAATATCTGCTGTCGACTAGGAGCCGATGTCTCCCAGGCCGAGTTTTTCTTCTTCTTCCTCTTGAATGATGATACGCGGAGTCACCATCATCATGAGGCTTTGCGTCGAGCGACCGATACCGACGTTGCGGAACAAACGGTTGATGTAAGGCAGTTTGCTCACAACCGGCACGCCCGCTTCGCGGCGTTCTTCGCTGAGACGCTTGATGCCGCCGAGCAACACCGTACCGCCGTCCGGCACGCTGACCGTCGTGGTCACGGTGATGATCGAGAATTCCGGCTGCTGAACCGTCGTACCAGTCGAAGTCTCTTCTTCCGAGTCGTCGGTCGTACCGCCGTCAGCCGCGTCCGGGTCTTGGACGCTCGAGTCGGTACGCGAGGACGAGGTTCCCTCGAAGGTGAACTCTTCGACGTCGCCGATCTGGCTGAACATCGGAATCAGCGTCAAGCGGACGAAGCGACGATCCGCGGAGACGACCGCTTGAACCGTGAGCGAGGTTCCTTCATTCAGAACCACGATCACCGGCTGCTGGGCCGCGGCGAAGTCGCCGACCACCGGCGTAACGCTGGTGACGAACGGACGCTGCGTCGAGTCAGTTACGAACGCCGTCTGACCGTTGAACAACGTCACCTTCGGAGCTTGCATCACGTTCGACCGCAAGTCGCTTTGGGCGGCCTGCATGACGAAGAACGCTTCAATGTCGCTGAGCATGGCGAAGCCGAAGCTACCGCCGATCGAACCGGCCGCGGCCCCGAGACCGCCGATGGCGGGCACCGTATTGCCGAAGCTGTTCTGCGAGAATGACAAGTCGAGGTCCGACGTCGGGTTACCTTCCTGGTCGAGACCGATGGTGATCGACGGGCTACCGTCGCTACCGCGGTTCACGCCGATACCCGCCGTGTTGTCTTTGATGTCGAGATCGAAGTCGATACCGATACGTTCAAAGAAGTTGTCGTTGAGGGTGATGAAGCGAACTTCGATCGTCACCTGCAAGTCTTGCAGACGACGCAGCTGTTCGAGCAGGTCCGCGATCTTGTCGTGAACTTCCTGAGTCTGGCTAACGACCAGGCTCAAGTTGGTCGCGAACGGCTGCACGGCGCCCGGACCACCCAATTCTTCCCACGATTCCGGTTCAATGGTCGTGGTGATCAACTGGATGAGCGAGTCGAAGTCAGGCTGGACGCCGCCGCCCATGCCGCCCGGACCGCCCATGGCCGGGAAACCGAAGTTCCCACCTTGCGGAACGCCGGACTGCACCTGGCCGCTGCCACCCATACCAACGCCCGGGATCAGACCCGGCGGCAGGTTTTGGCCGAGGACCTGGCCATTCGGGCTCGGACCGCCGCCGGCGAAGGTCGACAGGCCGTTCGGCGCCGGCAGCGATTGGATGCCGCCGTAACCGATCGTTTCGTAGGCCGATTTCAAGGCGCCAGCCAAACCAAGGTTGTAGCTGGGCATGAAGTTCGGAATCGGAATCACGAGGTCCGCAACCTGATAGGTCTGTTGGATCATCTTGCGGCTGCGGAACGACTCGCCGGTGATCTTCAGGGCTTCCCCTTCGATCACATAGGCCAGACGCAGCGGCTGCAGGATGTGCAGCAGAGCACTTTCCAGGCGAACCGGCGTGTTCATGTTGATCGTGATCTCGTGGCTCGGGGTCACCCCTTCGCTACGCAAGCCCGCTTCATCGATGATGATGTTGATCCCGACGACGCTGGCCAGCGTGTCGACGACCGTTTGCAGCGGCTGCTTGTTGAACTTCAGATCGACCGGCGATTTCAGAGCCTTGCGAATCCGCTGCTCATCTTCGCTCATCTGCATGGTGCGAGCGTCGTACTTCTTACGCGACTCGGTCAGTTCGCTCCATTGCTTCGGATCCGAGAAGGTAATCGGGTTGTTGTCGTCGTACGGAATCGCCGAATGTTCGACGTTGTCCATCGCCGTCCAGAAACCCTTTTCCTTCGCCTCTTGCAGCAACATGTTGCTGTGCATGCGGCGAGCGGTCGTCGCTTTCCACAGCATGTTCTGCACGATCGGCTCGTTCGGAGCGATTTCGCGGGCCTGGCGAGCCAGAACTTCCGCTTCTTCCCACCGGAGCTGATCCATCAGTTCATTGAACTGGTCGGTAATCTTGACCAGGCGAGCTTCCACTTCGACGTGCTGCTGACGGCTCGCGCGGATCGACTCGTCGACCATGCGATTCTGCTCGTCCAGTTCGATTTGAGCGCGATTGATCTCGATGAAGTTCTTCAGCCCGTCCGTGCTGCGATCAACGCGAGCGAGCAACTGATCCTTCACCTTAGAATCGACCGCCGATTCGGCGACGCGAGTGCGAAGCTTTTCCAGCAATTCCAGGGCGCCCTTCGGATCCGATTCACGCATCCGGTCGGCGGCCGACTGCTCGCGAGTCACCTCGGCGAACAGCTGACGCTGCAGGACCGCTTGTTCGGCGTCGACGGCGTCCAGCGCCGACGGAGCGGTGCTGGTTTGCTTGATTTCGCTACCCAACGGCTGCGTGCTGTAACGCAGGTAGTCTTGCAAACGTTGACGGCTTTGCGGATCCAGCGCGTCTTTGTGGTTCCAGGCCGCCTCAAACAGTTGGCGGGCGCGAACCTTGTCTCCCATCTTCAGCGCGAGTTCGCCGTCTCCCAGCAAACGGAAGCCCGGGCTGTCGCCGCCGGCGTTCCACTGGGCGTTCATGTCGCCGCCCATCGGCATGTTGGCGCCGGCCGGAACGTTACGCGACTGGTCGAATTCCGGCTGATAGATGCTTTGCGAACCGGCGAATCCGGCGGTCTCTTCGCCCGAAGCCTGACGGACTCCGCCGCGAGCGCGGTCGAGTTCCATCATCATGATTTCCGGACGCAGGTCGCCGGCGACGTATTCGCGAGGATTGACGCGAATCGTTTTGGCTTGTTCAAAGTACATTTCGGCGGCGGCCATGTTTCCGCCGTCCATCGCAGCCTTGGCCTGAGCCAAAACGGCTTGTTGTTGATCGTGAGCCGAAGCTCCCGCAGGCACATTCGCCGGCGGCAGGTTACCAACCGGTCCGGCGCCGACGTTTTGCGAACGACGAGCGATTTCGCCCTTCAGCTGATCCGGCGTGAAACGGGCTTGGCTGTAGTCGCCGCCGAGTTGTTCGGCCTGGCGAATCAGTCGTTCGGCGTCTCCCAGTTGATCGTAGGCGATCAAACCGGCCGCTTGTTCCAGCATGACGGCGGCGAACATTTTGCCCGCTTCCGGTCCCGGCGGATTACGATAAACCGCTTCGGTGCGGCGAATCAGATCTTCAATTTTCTCGGGCGAATCCTGGCCAGCCGGAAAGACGACTCCCAGGTTGCGAGCTTGATCGACCAGTCGATGAGCGACGGCCATGTTGCTGCGAGCCAGTTCGCGACGAGCGTCCAACATCAACCGCTTGGCCGAGTCGCCGCTCGACGCTTGGAAGCTGTTGGGGCCGTATTGATCGGCGTAGGGGTTGTCCATCGAAGACGGTTCGGCGACCGGCGGCGTCCGCATCGGAGCGGCTTGGGCCATCAACATGCTCGGCTGAATGCCGGCCGTGATCAGGTCTTCGCGAAGACGATCGACGTCATAGGCGCCCGGCGGCAGCTGAACGTTCAGCTTGGCGGCCTTGTGGTACAGTTCGACCGCGGCGAGCGATTGCCCGTTCGCCAGAGCGGTGCGAGCCTGCCCGATCAAGGTCTCCGCTTCCAATTGCGGATTGCCTCGCATGGCGGCGGTCAGTTCGTTCTGCCCTGGCATTTTGGCGAACCGCATCTGCTCGAGCGTCGCCTTCGCCTTTTCGGGCGTGTCGCGAAACTTGTCATACAGAGGATCGTTCGGCGCCTGGAGCTGCGAGGCGCTGTTGATCAGCGACTCCGCTTGGTCCAGATCGCCGCGCCGCATCGCCTGACGAGCATCGCGAAGCATATCTTGCTGTTTTTGCAAGTCGGCTAGATTGCCGAAGTCTTGCGCCTGGGCGGCGGACCACATCAATGCGGTCGCAACCAGGCAGTACGTCAACGATTTCACGGCGGAATTCAACGCGACTCTCCTTGTCTGATTGAAATGATTGGGGCGTACAGCCGCCCGCCAAATCATCTGAGGAATTCCATTTCTCATAGGTTTATCTCACGCCCCCCAACTACAACTCGCCTTCCGTCCCGCAACATCGGGCAAGCCGGTCCAATTCCCACCGTCGTCGACCCGCAACGCGACTCGACGTCCGACGGAAAAACTCCGTACGGGTGTTGGTTGCGGTGGGTTAAATACGGATTTTCCAAAACCACGTCAAGCTCACCTTGCGCGCAATCATTGCAAAACTGCAGGGCAGCTTTTTCGTAGTCGCTAGCAAACTTCCCAGCCCATTTCTGGCGCCCAAAAGTTCGCGGCAGGTAAATACCGGCAATTCGCCCTACGCCGCAAGGCCAGTTTTGAAAATTTTTTTCGTCCGGCCTATTTCTTCCGGAATTCGTACCAGGTTCGTAATTCGCCCAGTTTGAAGCGTGTCGCCGCAGTCATTACAATGTTCGTTTGAACGTTGTTTCATTCCACGATCGCCCGAGCCTTCTCCCATGCGGCGTTTTTCCGTTTCCTGCGTTCTCTATCTCGCATTTGCATCCGTCGCCTGCGGCGCCGAAACGGAGTCGCTCCATCCGGCGCAAGACTATCGCGCCAAGCGCAGCGAACCGGTTCAACATGACGTCGATTTTTCCATCGTCGTGACCCCTCCTTACCACACGCATAAGTTGCAAGTCTGGGTTCCGGTTCCGCAGACAAGCGCTGGCCAAGAGATTGGTTCCAGCGAGTGGTCGACTTTTCCGCTGGACGTAACGCCGACGATTCACGTCGAACCGAAATACGGCAACAAGTTCGCCTACTTTGAATTCGATGATCCGCAAGGAGCGCAGATCATTCGTCACCGTTTTCAAGCCAAGGTCTGGCAGCTCGATTGGAAGATTGATCCGCTACAAGTGCGCACCGTCGATTCATGGCCGACGGCCTTCGACAAATATCGCGGCGGCGAATCGCAAGCGGTGGTCGTCGACGAGCGTTTCAGCAAACTCGCAGAAGAAGTCGTTCCGACGCTCGGCAATCCGCTCGACAACATGGAATCGATCATGGACTACGTGATCCGCGACTTCCGCTACGATCATGTCGACGCTTCGCTACAAGCCAGTTCGCTACACGCCCTAACGAATCGACATGGTCATTGCAGCGACTACCACGGTTTTTGCGCTTCGATGGGAAGAGCGCTTGGTTATCCGACGCGCGTGACCTACGGACTCTCCCTCTTTCCGAAGAACTCCCCGTCCCACTGCAAGCTCGAAGCATTCTTGCCTCCCTATGGCTGGGTCAGTTTCGACGTGTCGGAAACGCAAAAGTTAATGGCGTCGATTCAGCAGGACGAAATGATCGGCGCAGAGGAGAAGAATCAATTGCTCGCCGCCGCAAAGAATCGGCTGACAAGCGGCTTCCGTGAAAACGCTTGGCTCCTGCAAACCCAAGGGACCGACTATGAATTGGCGCCGAAAGCGAGTCGCCCCGTTCCGGTCGTCCGAACCGCCTATGTCGAGGCGGATGGCGTGCCGCTGCCGGAACCCGATCCGGCCAACGTTGAGAAAAAGGAATTCGCCTGGATGACGGCCCACAAGTACGTCGCCGATCGGGAAGTCGTCAATTCATTCAAAGATCGGGAAACGCTAAACGCCTACACGAAGTAGGGCAGGGGAAACGTGCATTCTGGCCAGTTTCCAGTTAGACTGGAACGATCCTACCCCGAAATCTGCGATCGACGCCCCATGAACGCACGCCAAATCTTCACGACGCTCTTCGTTCTGCTCACCCTTGTCGGAATCAGTCGCGCTGAGCGTCGACCGAATGTGGTCATTTTCCTGGCCGATGATCAAGGTTGGGGAGACCTCAGCTACAACGGCAATGCGAATCTCGCAACTCCCAACATCGACGAGATCGCCAAACAGGGAGCGTCGTTCGACTATTTCTATGTTTGCAGCTTGTGCGCTCCGACCCGCGCCGAGTTCCTGACCGGGCGATTTCATGCTCGCGGCGGCGTCCGCGGCGTTTCGACCGGGCAAGAACGTTTGAACGTTGACGAGCAAACCTTCGCCGAAGCCTTCCGCGACGCCGGTTACGCAACCGCGGCGTTCGGCAAATGGCATAACGGCATGCAGTTTCCTTACCATCCCAACGCGCGTGGGTTCGACGAGTTCGTCGGATTCTGCTCGGGGCATTGGGGGAACTACTTTGATCCGCTGCTGGAGCACAACAACCAACTAATCCGCGGCGAAGGTTTCATCATTGATGATCTGACCGACCGCGCGATGGCGTTTATCGAGCAGCACAAGGACGAACCGTTCCTGTGCTACCTCCCTTACAACACTCCCCATTCGCCGATGCAGGTTCCAGACAAGTTTTACGACAAGTTCAAAGACGCCGATCCAAAGATGCGGAATCGCGATCCGGAGAAGGAAGATCTTGATATGACCCGTTCGGCGCTGGCGATGGTCGAAAACATCGACTGGAACGTCGGCCGCGTGTTGAAGAAGCTTGACGAATTGCAGCTGACCGACGATACGATCGTCGTCTACTTCAGCGACAACGGCCCGAACAGCTGGCGTTGGAACGGCGATATGAAGGGGCGTAAAGGCTCGACCGACGAAGGGGGCGTCCGCTCGCCTTTGTTCATTCGCTGGCCGCAGCGCATCTCGGCTGGCATGCAGGTCGAGCAGATCGGCGGCGCAATTGACCTGGGTCCAACCTTGGCCGAA is part of the Blastopirellula sediminis genome and harbors:
- a CDS encoding sulfatase-like hydrolase/transferase, which produces MNARQIFTTLFVLLTLVGISRAERRPNVVIFLADDQGWGDLSYNGNANLATPNIDEIAKQGASFDYFYVCSLCAPTRAEFLTGRFHARGGVRGVSTGQERLNVDEQTFAEAFRDAGYATAAFGKWHNGMQFPYHPNARGFDEFVGFCSGHWGNYFDPLLEHNNQLIRGEGFIIDDLTDRAMAFIEQHKDEPFLCYLPYNTPHSPMQVPDKFYDKFKDADPKMRNRDPEKEDLDMTRSALAMVENIDWNVGRVLKKLDELQLTDDTIVVYFSDNGPNSWRWNGDMKGRKGSTDEGGVRSPLFIRWPQRISAGMQVEQIGGAIDLGPTLAELCDVKFQPKKPLDGRSFAPTLLSQDKQPLYDRYLFSIPINKWQNVSVRSQRFRLDAAGHLYDIAKDAGQRKDVAAQHPKEVAAMKKAADQFREEIREQMEAEDRPFTVGYAHSTQLPARDGKPHGNIRRSAPAPNCSYFTGWKSADDKMTWDVEVGQAGKYEPIVYYAAPKSVVGTTLELSIGDKNASGKIVAEHDPPSYGPELDRASRGSESPVKDFAPLTLGVIELPQGTGQLTLAAPEMTSAEGPEIRMLILRCIP
- a CDS encoding transglutaminase-like domain-containing protein, which gives rise to MRRFSVSCVLYLAFASVACGAETESLHPAQDYRAKRSEPVQHDVDFSIVVTPPYHTHKLQVWVPVPQTSAGQEIGSSEWSTFPLDVTPTIHVEPKYGNKFAYFEFDDPQGAQIIRHRFQAKVWQLDWKIDPLQVRTVDSWPTAFDKYRGGESQAVVVDERFSKLAEEVVPTLGNPLDNMESIMDYVIRDFRYDHVDASLQASSLHALTNRHGHCSDYHGFCASMGRALGYPTRVTYGLSLFPKNSPSHCKLEAFLPPYGWVSFDVSETQKLMASIQQDEMIGAEEKNQLLAAAKNRLTSGFRENAWLLQTQGTDYELAPKASRPVPVVRTAYVEADGVPLPEPDPANVEKKEFAWMTAHKYVADREVVNSFKDRETLNAYTK
- a CDS encoding DUF423 domain-containing protein; amino-acid sequence: MAKFVLVLAAICGLTGVAAGALGDHALQSYLESNQITEVDKPRERLEIGVRYQMYHAAALLGVGVLLLASDRGRVFALIAALGFLVGVLAFSGTLYYIAFTQNEAVVMLVPFGGMAYLAGWAALIIAGLQARPHGLEEE
- a CDS encoding general secretion pathway protein GspD, whose translation is MKSLTYCLVATALMWSAAQAQDFGNLADLQKQQDMLRDARQAMRRGDLDQAESLINSASQLQAPNDPLYDKFRDTPEKAKATLEQMRFAKMPGQNELTAAMRGNPQLEAETLIGQARTALANGQSLAAVELYHKAAKLNVQLPPGAYDVDRLREDLITAGIQPSMLMAQAAPMRTPPVAEPSSMDNPYADQYGPNSFQASSGDSAKRLMLDARRELARSNMAVAHRLVDQARNLGVVFPAGQDSPEKIEDLIRRTEAVYRNPPGPEAGKMFAAVMLEQAAGLIAYDQLGDAERLIRQAEQLGGDYSQARFTPDQLKGEIARRSQNVGAGPVGNLPPANVPAGASAHDQQQAVLAQAKAAMDGGNMAAAEMYFEQAKTIRVNPREYVAGDLRPEIMMMELDRARGGVRQASGEETAGFAGSQSIYQPEFDQSRNVPAGANMPMGGDMNAQWNAGGDSPGFRLLGDGELALKMGDKVRARQLFEAAWNHKDALDPQSRQRLQDYLRYSTQPLGSEIKQTSTAPSALDAVDAEQAVLQRQLFAEVTREQSAADRMRESDPKGALELLEKLRTRVAESAVDSKVKDQLLARVDRSTDGLKNFIEINRAQIELDEQNRMVDESIRASRQQHVEVEARLVKITDQFNELMDQLRWEEAEVLARQAREIAPNEPIVQNMLWKATTARRMHSNMLLQEAKEKGFWTAMDNVEHSAIPYDDNNPITFSDPKQWSELTESRKKYDARTMQMSEDEQRIRKALKSPVDLKFNKQPLQTVVDTLASVVGINIIIDEAGLRSEGVTPSHEITINMNTPVRLESALLHILQPLRLAYVIEGEALKITGESFRSRKMIQQTYQVADLVIPIPNFMPSYNLGLAGALKSAYETIGYGGIQSLPAPNGLSTFAGGGPSPNGQVLGQNLPPGLIPGVGMGGSGQVQSGVPQGGNFGFPAMGGPGGMGGGVQPDFDSLIQLITTTIEPESWEELGGPGAVQPFATNLSLVVSQTQEVHDKIADLLEQLRRLQDLQVTIEVRFITLNDNFFERIGIDFDLDIKDNTAGIGVNRGSDGSPSITIGLDQEGNPTSDLDLSFSQNSFGNTVPAIGGLGAAAGSIGGSFGFAMLSDIEAFFVMQAAQSDLRSNVMQAPKVTLFNGQTAFVTDSTQRPFVTSVTPVVGDFAAAQQPVIVVLNEGTSLTVQAVVSADRRFVRLTLIPMFSQIGDVEEFTFEGTSSSRTDSSVQDPDAADGGTTDDSEEETSTGTTVQQPEFSIITVTTTVSVPDGGTVLLGGIKRLSEERREAGVPVVSKLPYINRLFRNVGIGRSTQSLMMMVTPRIIIQEEEEEKLGLGDIGS